One genomic region from Cydia pomonella isolate Wapato2018A unplaced genomic scaffold, ilCydPomo1 PGA_scaffold_46, whole genome shotgun sequence encodes:
- the LOC133534048 gene encoding biogenesis of lysosome-related organelles complex 1 subunit 2-like, giving the protein MSDEDIEKWMKDGRNKDLQVSTSCSSFEVLDPHDPVISRLATQLFKRTNDYLQGEMSAGQDHYNLLEQINRLTITKYADLRNLAVNLGKTLNEYNEIYNTQIRPLLQQIDAIDAQVSKFEASAYRLDAYTKQLKQRFKELEDK; this is encoded by the exons ATGTCAGACGAAGACATCGAGAAATGGATGAAAGATGGCCGGAACAAAG ATTTACAGGTGTCAACCAGCTGCTCGAGCTTCGAGGTGCTGGACCCGCACGATCCGGTGATCAGCCGGCTCGCCACGCAGCTCTTCAAGCGCACCAATGACTACCTACAAGGAGAAATGTCTGCGGGACAG GACCATTATAATCTGCTCGAGCAGATCAACCGACTCACAATAACTAAGTATGCTGACCTCCGCAACCTGGCAGTGAACCTGGGCAAAACGCTTAATGAGTATAATGAAATCT ACAACACTCAAATCCGGCCGCTGTTGCAGCAGATAGACGCCATCGACGCGCAGGTATCCAAGTTCGAAGCCAGCGCGTACCGCCTCGACGCCTACACCAAGCAGCTCAAACAGCGCTTCAAGGAACTCGAGGACAAGTAG